The Urbifossiella limnaea genome has a window encoding:
- a CDS encoding pre-peptidase C-terminal domain-containing protein has product MSSTSPARRFWTRPLTRRPAPRPAGAVGRTLELLEDRTNPAITLNFTAGVATFTSDGASDTLQVQATADPANILYNSGGIGLASLTGVTQLVFNGNAGADVLILQSPAGTHFAPVNGIVYNAGGDAADRLDMIGGAATWTGTYAPTGTQTGSLSFTNAPGTLTQNITFTGLPTIRNSMSGTTMAVTTPGANDTINVETGPNLGDIGVVQQGPVLIDGGDRDDHGSFGPAQNIWAYTTHQHLEDGGWSLAANANITDSTTVPHTTVTSTAATNTVGNADFYGFDVTVPGSVGTFDIDGAAGVNTFIAIYDHHGTLLATNDNAAADAGNSLGTESFLTYTFPEADEYFVVVTRSSGGVGAAVDNGILTSNGGVNPGASYTLHVSIDNHPVTAPPLADSAPEVEPNEFATTNPAGNRNGWKFIEQGVRFVRDSAFNEVSPGVPPPLANTILAIGVTGSTALNAINSVASVLGMSVQTVTGAAIGTVNFNDYRVLYVPSNSLNTGGGITQPDLTALNLRTTDIRDFINSGGGIFALTEANSTNPYGWLQIPNPFTIQSFGGGGISNALRKTPAALSAGVTITDLELSNGVPYHNVFTGPVGFNNLLPFVLDTGPNNVADGLPAGFGYPAPFGDDRVVALGLGAITNSGLGGAGPSTAITFGTNPTVSPTFPTMYITATPGLSLDGAAGGDTYNIQLGTPVITSIAVADAGGSPDVANLFGTTAPESFNVNSAAANTVFYVGPTSETVTFAGLETLTIDGKSEPNTPSPVTGDTFTVRPVAATAITVTAGDPIIYPGDTLAVDLVGLVGLNPTISDPALPDGNLTLTGYGTLTWTGIENFPVPRGLGGSFDFGTATSPVQFGFTQVLPTSTYPAAATAGTGWFGWATTPLYGNQAYQEPNLPPAVAASPVAALLQDFAYGFQGDPSNGVFRVDVAPNKPVQLTALVGVPVGGRDGLVVEWGVANSPTGLPTTWTAITPAGGLFTTGGEMTTVSAALTAADVGNNLSLFVRFRDVVGEPNWSISALDVRPTNPTPPLGQLIPAGLVAPLPLRREFSTNGVTPSVPEATYADQHAFAAVAADGLTVDYFRGKDAIPGSLVTITVSNGTPVDAAFTAGDMALATRLLNPDAAGYLQQFQVQADAAGEFTFGVRRPTGTAPATVTAADATGFRAGAYTQPFVLPNARRLDFGPLPAASTSDYGNGGTVGAGYVPFAAATYTDAATNALGWTGANLPVPFAFGGTGTAVQRDAVFGGYAPSEFVLDMPAGDYVVTATLGDQGARRDDMFVEVWNGSAWVVARGFNPATNAYDTDLNGLTSPPGVAPDAGQSLVRSFLATTAGGQIRVRFGNVTGNPNWTLAALEVRPAQAALTITRAGGALTADGSTVTAYTVTGAAPGTVLTVRTALGSPAGADANTTYDGFQVVVPASGPTFSVKAPYSTTVVTSVIEVESVSGGERGTLAESYAATTVPTVPAVRRFDFNGASDDTNPNMVGVRGNQLWTAGADYGWLTAVNEFERATTSLPASMTAAQKALFRDGATLGGPAGTFRVKVDAGADYAVRYYVGDSYKKWPWIRLQVEGGTASGQLATNVNQYWSYVMFGKDADGDGYLDVKVYGTATWVLNAVDVAKGTTAAALPPSLLAASPQLAGFAVTSGTAPTLTAAELAPIVVEATRRLVAAGADPGRLAAVTVSILDLNAAGRLGEHVPGSVHIDDDAGGAGWFVDPTPADDAEFGSSVAFGLGATDGAAARGVDLLTVVMHELSHELGLADLDPTANPADLMAEALDVGVRRLPAGLASAERPAPVDVPPARPTTTEKPSAGTVLRPTPALWLAVADPVFAPGLPVVATDDRVRATVAPVEPVLLDPAAATPLAPSLAATPAWPDADSLFDLDGVYVG; this is encoded by the coding sequence ATGTCTTCGACCTCGCCCGCTCGCCGGTTCTGGACGCGCCCCCTCACCCGCCGCCCCGCCCCGCGACCCGCGGGCGCCGTCGGCCGCACCCTCGAGCTTCTCGAAGACCGGACCAATCCGGCGATCACTCTGAACTTCACCGCCGGCGTCGCCACGTTCACCAGCGACGGGGCCAGCGACACCCTCCAGGTCCAGGCGACCGCGGACCCGGCGAACATCCTGTACAACTCGGGCGGCATCGGGCTGGCCTCGCTCACCGGCGTGACCCAGTTGGTGTTCAACGGCAACGCCGGCGCCGACGTGTTGATCCTCCAGAGCCCGGCGGGCACCCACTTCGCCCCGGTCAACGGCATCGTCTACAACGCCGGCGGCGACGCCGCCGACCGCCTCGACATGATCGGCGGGGCGGCCACCTGGACCGGCACCTACGCCCCGACCGGCACCCAAACCGGGTCGCTGAGCTTCACCAACGCGCCGGGCACGCTCACCCAGAACATCACCTTCACCGGCCTGCCGACGATCCGGAACTCGATGTCCGGCACCACGATGGCGGTCACGACGCCGGGGGCGAACGACACGATCAACGTCGAGACGGGGCCGAACCTCGGGGACATCGGCGTCGTGCAGCAGGGCCCGGTGCTCATCGACGGCGGCGACCGCGACGACCACGGGTCGTTCGGCCCCGCCCAGAACATCTGGGCGTACACCACCCACCAGCACCTCGAAGATGGCGGGTGGAGCCTGGCGGCGAACGCGAACATCACCGACTCGACGACCGTCCCGCACACCACGGTCACGTCCACCGCGGCGACGAACACCGTCGGGAACGCGGACTTCTACGGCTTCGACGTGACCGTGCCCGGCTCGGTCGGGACGTTCGACATCGACGGCGCCGCGGGGGTGAACACGTTCATCGCCATCTACGACCACCACGGCACGCTGCTGGCGACCAACGACAACGCCGCCGCCGACGCCGGGAACAGCCTCGGGACCGAGTCGTTCCTGACGTACACCTTCCCCGAGGCGGACGAGTACTTCGTCGTCGTGACCCGGTCCAGTGGTGGGGTCGGGGCGGCCGTCGACAACGGGATCCTGACGAGTAACGGCGGCGTGAACCCCGGCGCGTCGTACACCCTGCACGTCTCGATCGACAACCACCCGGTCACCGCCCCGCCGCTCGCCGACTCGGCCCCCGAGGTGGAGCCGAACGAGTTCGCTACCACCAACCCGGCCGGCAACCGTAACGGGTGGAAGTTCATCGAGCAGGGCGTCCGGTTCGTCCGCGACAGCGCCTTCAACGAGGTGTCGCCCGGCGTGCCCCCGCCGCTTGCGAACACGATCCTGGCGATCGGCGTGACGGGCAGCACCGCCCTGAACGCCATCAACAGCGTTGCCTCCGTCCTGGGCATGTCCGTCCAGACGGTCACGGGGGCAGCAATCGGCACCGTCAACTTCAACGACTACCGCGTCCTGTACGTCCCGAGCAACTCCCTCAACACGGGCGGCGGCATCACCCAGCCCGACCTGACCGCACTCAACCTCCGCACCACCGACATCCGCGACTTCATCAACAGCGGCGGCGGCATCTTCGCCCTCACCGAGGCGAACTCGACCAACCCCTACGGCTGGCTCCAGATCCCGAACCCGTTCACCATCCAGTCGTTCGGCGGGGGCGGGATCAGTAACGCCCTGCGGAAGACGCCCGCGGCCCTCTCCGCAGGGGTGACCATCACGGATCTCGAGTTGAGCAACGGCGTCCCGTACCACAACGTGTTCACCGGCCCGGTCGGGTTCAACAACCTCCTCCCGTTCGTCCTCGACACCGGTCCCAACAACGTCGCCGACGGCCTCCCGGCCGGCTTCGGCTACCCGGCCCCGTTCGGCGACGACCGCGTCGTCGCCCTCGGCCTCGGAGCGATCACGAACTCCGGCCTCGGCGGCGCCGGGCCGTCGACCGCCATCACCTTCGGGACCAACCCGACGGTCAGCCCGACGTTCCCGACGATGTACATCACCGCCACCCCGGGGCTGTCGCTCGACGGCGCCGCCGGCGGGGACACGTACAACATCCAGCTCGGCACCCCGGTCATCACCTCCATCGCCGTCGCCGACGCCGGCGGCAGCCCCGACGTGGCGAACCTGTTCGGCACCACCGCGCCCGAGTCGTTCAACGTCAACTCCGCCGCCGCCAACACCGTGTTCTACGTCGGCCCGACGTCCGAGACGGTCACGTTCGCCGGCCTCGAAACCCTCACCATCGACGGCAAGAGCGAGCCGAACACGCCGTCCCCCGTGACCGGCGACACGTTCACCGTCCGCCCCGTCGCCGCCACCGCGATCACGGTCACGGCGGGCGACCCGATCATCTACCCCGGCGACACCCTCGCCGTGGACCTGGTCGGCCTCGTCGGCCTCAACCCGACGATCAGCGACCCCGCGCTGCCGGACGGCAACCTGACGCTCACCGGGTACGGGACGCTGACGTGGACCGGGATCGAGAACTTCCCGGTGCCGCGGGGGCTGGGCGGGTCGTTCGACTTCGGGACCGCCACCAGCCCGGTGCAGTTCGGGTTCACCCAGGTGCTGCCCACGAGCACCTACCCGGCCGCCGCGACCGCCGGCACCGGGTGGTTCGGGTGGGCCACCACCCCGCTGTACGGCAACCAGGCGTACCAGGAGCCGAACCTCCCGCCGGCCGTCGCCGCCTCCCCCGTCGCGGCGCTGCTCCAGGACTTCGCCTACGGCTTCCAGGGCGACCCGAGCAACGGCGTGTTCCGCGTCGACGTGGCCCCGAACAAGCCGGTGCAGCTGACGGCCCTGGTCGGCGTCCCGGTCGGCGGCCGCGACGGGCTGGTGGTCGAGTGGGGCGTCGCCAACAGCCCCACCGGCCTGCCGACGACGTGGACCGCCATCACCCCGGCCGGCGGGCTGTTCACCACCGGCGGCGAGATGACCACCGTGTCGGCGGCGCTGACCGCGGCGGACGTCGGCAACAACCTCAGCCTGTTCGTCCGGTTCCGCGACGTCGTCGGCGAGCCGAACTGGTCGATCTCGGCGCTCGACGTGCGGCCGACGAACCCGACCCCGCCGCTCGGCCAGCTCATCCCGGCCGGGCTGGTCGCGCCGCTGCCGCTGCGGCGCGAGTTCTCCACGAACGGCGTGACGCCGAGCGTCCCCGAGGCCACGTACGCCGACCAGCACGCGTTCGCCGCCGTCGCCGCCGACGGGCTGACCGTCGACTACTTCCGCGGCAAGGACGCCATCCCCGGCTCGCTCGTCACCATTACCGTGTCGAACGGCACGCCGGTGGACGCCGCCTTCACGGCGGGTGACATGGCCCTGGCGACGCGGCTCCTGAACCCGGACGCGGCCGGCTACCTCCAGCAGTTCCAGGTGCAGGCCGACGCCGCCGGCGAGTTCACGTTCGGCGTCCGCCGGCCGACCGGCACCGCCCCCGCGACGGTGACCGCGGCCGACGCCACCGGGTTCCGGGCCGGGGCGTACACCCAGCCGTTCGTGCTCCCGAACGCCCGGCGGCTCGACTTCGGGCCGCTGCCGGCGGCGTCCACGAGCGACTACGGGAACGGCGGCACGGTCGGCGCGGGGTACGTCCCGTTCGCCGCCGCGACGTACACGGACGCGGCGACCAACGCCCTGGGGTGGACCGGGGCGAACCTGCCGGTGCCGTTCGCCTTCGGCGGCACCGGCACCGCGGTCCAGCGGGACGCGGTGTTCGGCGGGTACGCCCCGAGCGAGTTCGTGCTCGACATGCCGGCCGGCGACTACGTGGTGACGGCGACGCTCGGCGACCAGGGCGCCCGGCGGGACGACATGTTCGTCGAGGTGTGGAACGGCTCCGCCTGGGTGGTCGCCCGGGGGTTCAACCCGGCCACGAACGCCTACGACACCGACCTGAACGGCCTGACGTCGCCGCCCGGGGTGGCCCCGGACGCCGGCCAGTCGCTGGTCCGGTCGTTCCTGGCGACGACGGCCGGCGGGCAGATCCGGGTGCGGTTCGGGAACGTGACCGGCAACCCGAACTGGACGCTGGCAGCCCTGGAGGTGCGGCCGGCGCAGGCGGCGCTGACGATCACCCGCGCGGGCGGGGCGCTGACGGCCGACGGGTCCACCGTGACCGCGTACACGGTCACCGGGGCGGCGCCCGGCACGGTGCTGACGGTCCGCACGGCCCTCGGGTCGCCGGCCGGGGCGGACGCGAACACCACGTACGACGGCTTCCAGGTCGTGGTGCCGGCGTCCGGGCCGACGTTCTCCGTCAAGGCGCCGTACTCGACGACAGTTGTGACGTCGGTGATCGAGGTCGAGTCGGTGTCGGGCGGGGAGCGCGGGACGCTGGCCGAGAGCTACGCGGCCACGACCGTGCCGACCGTGCCGGCGGTGCGGCGGTTCGACTTCAACGGCGCGTCGGACGACACGAACCCGAACATGGTGGGCGTCCGCGGCAACCAGCTGTGGACGGCCGGGGCCGACTACGGGTGGCTGACGGCCGTGAACGAGTTCGAGCGGGCGACGACGTCGCTGCCGGCGTCGATGACGGCGGCGCAGAAGGCGCTGTTCCGGGACGGGGCGACGCTGGGCGGGCCGGCCGGGACGTTCCGGGTGAAGGTGGACGCGGGGGCCGACTACGCGGTCCGGTACTACGTGGGCGACTCGTACAAGAAGTGGCCGTGGATCCGGCTGCAGGTCGAGGGCGGGACGGCGAGCGGGCAGCTGGCGACGAACGTCAACCAGTACTGGTCGTACGTCATGTTCGGGAAGGACGCCGACGGCGACGGGTACCTGGACGTGAAGGTGTACGGGACGGCGACGTGGGTGCTGAACGCCGTCGACGTGGCCAAGGGGACGACGGCGGCGGCGCTGCCGCCGAGCCTGCTGGCGGCGAGCCCGCAGCTGGCCGGGTTCGCGGTGACGAGCGGCACCGCCCCGACGCTGACGGCGGCGGAGCTGGCGCCGATCGTCGTCGAGGCGACGCGGCGGCTGGTCGCGGCCGGGGCCGACCCCGGGCGGCTGGCGGCCGTCACCGTGTCGATCCTCGACCTGAACGCCGCGGGCCGGCTCGGCGAGCACGTGCCGGGCTCCGTCCACATCGACGACGACGCGGGCGGGGCGGGGTGGTTCGTGGACCCGACGCCGGCCGACGACGCCGAGTTCGGGTCGTCGGTGGCGTTCGGGCTGGGCGCGACCGACGGCGCGGCCGCGCGGGGGGTGGACCTGCTGACGGTGGTGATGCACGAGCTGAGCCACGAGCTGGGGCTCGCCGACCTGGACCCGACGGCGAACCCGGCCGACCTGATGGCCGAGGCGCTGGACGTGGGCGTGCGGCGGCTCCCGGCCGGGCTCGCGTCGGCGGAGCGGCCGGCGCCGGTGGACGTGCCGCCGGCGCGACCGACGACGACTGAGAAGCCGTCCGCGGGGACGGTGCTCCGGCCGACCCCGGCGCTGTGGTTGGCCGTGGCCGATCCGGTGTTCGCACCCGGGCTGCCGGTGGTGGCGACCGACGACCGGGTGCGGGCGACCGTGGCTCCGGTCGAACCGGTGCTGCTCGACCCGGCGGCGGCGACGCCCCTGGCCCCGTCCCTGGCCGCGACGCCGGCCTGGCCCGACGCCGACAGTCTGTTCGACCTCGACGGCGTGTACGTCGGGTGA